The genomic stretch AACAAGTTGTCCACCTAAAAACGACAAACAAGAGTTGAATCTCATAAGAAAGCCTGTCacaaaaatatactccctccgtcccggtcaattgttgtcctttcattttggcacaaagaccaaggaaagaggagaaggccaataactaaatgacaagtggaacaaattgaatgaaaatgatcaaattactcatcaagttcattcttaaaatagaaagaacaacaaatgactgagacaccccaaaatggaaaaggacaacaaatgaccgggacagagggagtatcatAGAGCATGAGATAATAATTATGAGTACTTTGTTCAAGATTTCCATGGACTCTCGAAGGCCATGCATGAACTCGGTTTCTTCCTTGCTGTATGCATTCACCCTTATCCTTAAATTGATAACATCCGTCCCAACCTCCAGGGCAACCCTCCCAGCTTCCATGAAACGTATTTGCCCACGTATTTGCAAAATGGTATCCAAAGAGTCCACCGGTCTCTCTATCACGAACTTAGTCTGCATTGAACAATTGCAAATTTACAAGACTTGCAACATTTTTTATAGTTTTTCGTTTTGTAAATTTGTAATGCTACCCACATATTGTAGGTGGGTTACATTTTTTATCGTTAATACTTGCATGATGTGCTCAAAATTTTCAGATAACTTGCAAGAACCTAAGTATATGCCAGATTCAACATTCCCAACTATTTCACAAGTTGAAAATACGCATATAAAGACAATAGCATCAACAACATTATGTTAGTACCTTCAAGGCTCTTGCCTATAGCAACATAACGGGTCAAATACACGTAGCCTTGCCCCTAGGTTTTGGTTCAACACAAATAGGATGATTATAAATAATGAGCCATGACAAAACTGCATCAATAGTTTCGTTACCCAAACGCTACTTCACATTAAAAGAAGCACATACTTTATCGTGAGTCATTTGCGTTATTTCATCAGATTCCAAAGTCAAAGAATAGTAAGTAGTTGGCTCCACTGAAAGCAATAACCACTCGGCGGCTatttagggtccgtttggattgaaggaattggagggaaggggaggggagggaaagggagggatttaatttcttttgtttggataaaaaatatgggagaaaggaaatggaaggggagagaaatgaggacttattttccctcctatagaacaaactataatctttccaagagtggcaagatttggaaagaaaacattatttggactctaattataccactagcatccttcaatcctccatccattcttcatctccctccttcctccccttccatttcccttcataatttttgttatccaaacacccacatcccatttgccctccccttctctcccctcccttcacctcccctcactccccctcccctccccttccctcctaaaattgtatccaaacggacccttaatCACTGTATGACTAGCACTAGTGGTTCTTAATATATTTCCAATCGTTCAGTTCGTTAATGAGAGCATTTTTAGAATTATTACTCTAGCTAAATCAGTGGTAGTCAATATATTTCTATCCTTTGTGTCTCCACTCTCCAAGTTTATGATGGAGATAAATACAGATTAGAGTACAAACACTAAAACAAGTCTTAAAAGTTGGCACGAAAGATGAAGAACCTTTATGTGCCCACCAACCCTGAGAAGCATTTCATCAACTGCGGTTTCAACTATCCCAATACGGTTCAACCTGAAAGAAATTATGAACAATTGGAAGATTTTCAGTTAACGAAATCTTTGTTCTAGCAAACGAAATAAGACCCCAACTTAAAATTACCGAAAGCACATGAGTACGGGATATCTATGTCATTTGCtattttttatccaaatttcATATTCTCTCTACCATTCCCCTTCATTTTGCCTCCTTCCAATTTCATCTTATCTTCATTTTTCTTCAGTTTGAAGGAGGTCGGAGAGGGGAAAAGGTATAACTAAAAAAGTAAGAACTTTTAATTAAACATGAACGCCTGCATAAATGCAAAACAGAAATGGAGTACTTCAAACCTATGAGGTCAATACAGTCAAAGACTCCTCACTGCAAGCATCGTGATACAAGCCTTGTCACAAACATCAAGGTACAAACGGAATAGGAAAAAGAATACTGTACTTAGCAAGAGATGAAAGTTGGGTAAACTCAGATAGGGGAAGAGGAAACTAATGTTATGAACCTTTGAAAGGGGGATTACAGAAGATGATTGAATTGGTAGTAATATTCAAAGATGATGAAATCAATTACACTGGTTTCATAATTTCATCACCTAACTTAAAATGAGATTAGATGTAATAAGAAAAACAACGGCGCAACAAATATAAATGAAATTGTTACCAAAACCATTCCTATATTTTACCTGTCAATATTCCAAATCCAACTCGGTGGTGGCCATAATAAATCCGAGTAGTGAGGGTATGATTCAATAGCATGATCAGTATCATCCAAATGCCATACTCCGATATCAAGTTCACTATTTTTAAGTTTGGGGAAGTCCTTATAGTCATCATCATACCCACTATAAGTTCGGAAACTGTTCTTCACGAACAAGATGCAATTCTTCATATAAGTTCCGAATTCCTGAGCTGAAGCAGAGAATGAGAAATTAGGGCCAAACGAAAAACAACGATCACCAAGACTAGCTATCTCACGCCATTTCTTCCTCTCTTCATTGAGCTCATACACCTTAAATTTAGGCTTTTTATCAGATTTCCGGAACTCCTCTTTAGATctaacaaccaaatacaacaacCCCAACGACTCCACCAAACGCTTTCGCCTCCCACCTCCGCCAACAATGGGAGCAACAAAAGAAGTCATCTCAGACGAATGATAGTTAATCTGATAAACCCTACCCCTACGATCAATACCCAAAACCCTACCCTTATATTCGACAATGTCGTCAAACCGAAAACCTTTACCATCATGCTTACTCTCGCATCTACTACTAATTTCCTCATTAATCCCCACATTCAACCTATACATCCCCAATGTCCCGTCCTCACGAAGCGTGATAGCAGCCGACGCATTCGGAAACATAACCACCTTATCAACACCACTTGTTAAACAAAACTGCGGTTTATTAAGCTTATAACTTTGCTGATTACCGTAATAACCAGAATCAGAAGAATAACTAAGATTATGAAATCGACCCAATTCACGAACATTAAAATCAATCGAATTAATGTTAGGAAAATTGATGGGGGTAGAATACGATGCACTTGAAAAAGGTTTTCGAATACTTAGCTTTCCGGTGGTAAATTCATCGACGAATAAAATACAAGTGTTGGACAATAACGGTGAGAATTCAATGTCTGATGATAATTGATGTGGACGATGCAAGACGTAGATTATAGTGACGGATAAGAAAGAGCAGGAAGAACCTGGGACAAGGGCAGATGGAGCGGAAAGGATGGAAAGAGGCAAGAAAGGTGAAAGAATGGAGGAATGGGGAAGAGGTGGGCATGAAGATCGCCATGAACGGCAGATGGAGCGGAAGGTGCGAATGGAGATGGGATCTGAGGTTAAGGTGTTGGCTATGGTGGACAGAAGCTCTTGCGGAAGGTCTGACCATGGCGGATTCCGGCAAACCATTTTTGTGCGTTTCTCACTCTCGTGTGGTTCGTTCAaatgggattttttttttttttttgattgtaGACTTGTAGGTGCTTGCACCCGAGTATACACAAGTGTAAAGCCAAATTGACACGTTGGCAAAAACTATGGCTGATAAATTGGTAAACAAAAAGTTTTTCttaaagaaaaagggaaaatgtACGCGGTGTCCTTGAAGTTGCGATTTTCGTCCGAAATACCCAtttttttccgaaaaattttaagaggctataactcgtgtCTACGTGTgcataaaatgataaaaaaaaaaaatcaaatcgattatctttctgagaactacgatttgaaaaaaaaaattattgtatttggatcccgtggcctagtgtgacgatccgcacacttgaacccttagatttatttatgcttatgtaatttcttttcccttgtacatttgtagtaagtattttcttagtagttttagaataggtttccataaataggtatatcgctattcgaACTAAAccttgtaaattcaatgtttcatgctaccaggaccaaataatcaaatttgcctctttgagaggtgctagtcaatgaaaaaccgcttctcatccaaaagcttgttgttgcttgttgcttgctttcaataatcgtattgcttacttttattgcttttgtgtcttgggacttgataatcgtgactaggattcccgacacacaccgacccgagacccgagtatcgtgctagtgggcgatccctcactagtacgaagatccttgtcgcttgcatcttgccttgagacgggcaggGCGCGCGCCGGTCCGGCAAAAAAGTAGccgaccgtgacatttggtatcgagccggtcttcggacgggcgtcgcaagccgcatttgtttatcgagatcgagaaaatgggcgaaacaatcgaggaccgagtggatgccttagaggacgcaatcgacgtcaagcttcccaaactcgaggacatcgtgatgcggatggccgcgagcctcgaggagttgcaaaagacggtttgtgaccttgagacgaaggtaGACGGGATGGACATTcgcatccaagcgatcagtggtgcgatccccgacgatcgggaggaagagatcaatcatctgcaccgaaaggtcgagatgttagagaacacttgtgccacgctcgtgaaagcggtgggcaatgacgggaaatctatggggagccataaggtgaaggcacccccacctcgtgcctacgatggggcgagggattcgaaagcggtggataactttatcttcgatatggagcaatacttccgagtaagtgggctcgacgcagacgcggaagttgtcacggcaaacatgtatctagtcgacgatgtcaagatgtggtggagggctaggtacaaggaaatcgatgcgggcacgattacggtgacatcgtgggccgacttcaagaggatcttgaaggatcacttctaccccgagaacacggagtttgttgctcggaagaagttgaaggaaatcaagcacaccaaatcaatccgggaatatgtgagggaattctcagcctgcatgctcgagattagcgaaatgtccgagacggataggacattcgagttcattgacgggttgaagaggtgggcacaacaagaggtcttgaggcagaatcccaaaactctgtcttcggccatatcggctgcggagcgcctactcgactttcacggagagcgagaggcaccaagagttgtggcaccaacggggaatgCTGGTACGTCACAAAGTGGGTAtaatggacaaaggccacaaaacagcgccatttcagttgggaatagtcggttccgctcgcaaggaagtcaagcccaatcggtgagcactacaaactcgccctcaagctcgtcttcgaaggcgggaaactctactgcttccacaacgaagagaccgttcgcgtgttttgtgtgcaagggtcctcacaagatggccgattgtccgaaccaagcggagttcaatgccatgttcaagcagatgccgaaaggggctcaagaacgtcttgatggggcgttggccgactatcaccaagagtgtaacgaagactcgagtgatggtgaagaccaaccacggatgggctcacttcaaaggatcagcgcgatggggaagtacgaagattcctccgccaagaaatccaacgggctcatgtacgtggacttgataGTAAATGGGAAACAAGCAtgagccttgatcgactcgggcgcctcccataactttgttacgaaagaggaagcggatcggttggggctagttctgcgggatgctaatagctgcctgaagccggtcaatgggaaaatgagacgcgtccaaggagtggctaggaaggtcgcggtccaagtgggtgagtgggcaggggagctcgacttcaccaccgttccgctggatgacttcaaattagtactcgggatgcagttctttcagaaaGCATTGGTAGTATTGAAACCAAGTGAtggatcgatgctactaatggggtctatcgtagtgaatacggtagatggcgacgaagacaaggggcagcatcgaatttcgactatgagggtgataccattgccgaaacaagggatgcgaccttggagaatgcctaaaggttcggtggagccgagggcgaacaagacccaggctaaatacgatgctaagtggcctgggggacgaaagaagagtctaccccctcaTCGAGGAGTAGACGATGAGGGCagagatgcccaaagaagtaggcctcgtaccatcagggggccgcgtcgatgtgctgaatcgacgtcctggtttgcgggtcagtcgacccaagagagaaggcctcgtaccatcagggggccgcgccgaaatgctgATTCGGCGTCCTGGAGGACTCACATTCCCTTGAATGCAGGTGTTGAAGTGACGAGAGACAAGATGAAGGTCCGTTGGAGCCAGTACTTGGAGAAAGCCCGAAAGAGTTCTTTTCAAGCAGCGGCAAAGTGGACTTTCCCGAGAGACAAGGAGCATGTGGTggacttggagaacatgatgttcggcagcttctatgtcaaggaaCTCCAGCCTATCCTTGAAGGGACGAAGATGCCAGTCATTGTTTGGGATGAAGCGCAGATTCAAGCCGAGTTGTACAAGTCAACCCCCAACACCGCATGGAGAGTcagagctcaccgaggatgtctcacggaagcaccattcaagatttttgtgttgccgagggcggcaacagattaggtgggggagagtgtgacgatccgcacacttgaacccttagatttatttatgcttatgtaatttcttttcccttgtacatttgtagtaaatattttcttagtagttttagaataggtttccataaataggtatatcgctattctgaactaaacttgtaaattcaatgtttcctgctaccaggaccaaataatcaaatttgcctctttgagaggtgctagtcaatgaaaaaccgcttctcatccaaaagcttgttgttgcttgttgcttgctttcaataatcgtattgcttacttttattgctttcgtgtgccggacttgataatcgtgactaggattcccgacacacaccgacccgagacccgagtatcgtgctagtgggcgatccctcactagtacgaagatccttgtcgcttgcatcttgccttgagacgggcaagggtgcgcgccacggtccggcaaaagtagcggaccgtgacacctaggttgcacggacactcctcctaatcagCGTTCCCGTGTCAGACAcaacactcgtcggacacacgtcaaaacgtgtcggacacttgtaaagccgtgtctaactttcatcttttatttgggcacgtgtccatggtattttgagccgtgtccatggtatttggacacacctccaaacggaatcaagttgaatttaaggtaaatgacgagaattgttatatggttgaatttggtggggaaataagctgaattggagacaaatgatgttctttagactagtaatgaaatgtcgaaatagattgattataagttggtttttggttttgtaaatgagaatgagttataattaacgtaagttttactttcacttatttaaatttaatattcaatactttttcaaaaataaaatcacacatatataactataaaatatatattttattaaatttaaatgatgTGTCCcatgtcctaaatttcatgggatgccgtgtcacgtgtccgtgtcgtgtcagtgtccgtgtccgtgtccgttttggtgcaaccTAGCCCGTGGCTAGAagtttttgtacgtcaaagttttttttaccgaacaaactttgagtgaccatatctcttgcTCACGAATTCCAaagtcgacaattttttttcaagtcgtagttcttgaaaagataatcaatttgaaaaaaaaatcgtcactttctgaGCTCGTAAACACGAATTATAGCCTCTTAAAGTTATCTGgatcaaaaaattgggtatttcgggcaaaacatcaaagttcaagggcaccgcgttCATTTTCCGTAAAAAAATGGTAAAAAAAACCTAGTTACTCTTTTATAGACAATACTAGATTTTTtgcaattcatggactatacaaccagttgtatatgttgtacggtgtagaatctgagttttgtgtcaaagtatccgagct from Silene latifolia isolate original U9 population chromosome 2, ASM4854445v1, whole genome shotgun sequence encodes the following:
- the LOC141643742 gene encoding F-box protein SKIP23-like isoform X1 codes for the protein MVCRNPPWSDLPQELLSTIANTLTSDPISIRTFRSICRSWRSSCPPLPHSSILSPFLPLSILSAPSALVPGSSCSFLSVTIIYVLHRPHQLSSDIEFSPLLSNTCILFVDEFTTGKLSIRKPFSSASYSTPINFPNINSIDFNVRELGRFHNLSYSSDSGYYGNQQSYKLNKPQFCLTSGVDKVVMFPNASAAITLREDGTLGMYRLNVGINEEISSRCESKHDGKGFRFDDIVEYKGRVLGIDRRGRVYQINYHSSEMTSFVAPIVGGGGRRKRLVESLGLLYLVVRSKEEFRKSDKKPKFKVYELNEERKKWREIASLGDRCFSFGPNFSFSASAQEFGTYMKNCILFVKNSFRTYSGYDDDYKDFPKLKNSELDIGVWHLDDTDHAIESYPHYSDLLWPPPSWIWNIDRLNRIGIVETAVDEMLLRVGGHIKTKFVIERPVDSLDTILQIRGQIRFMEAGRVALEVGTDVINLRIRVNAYSKEETEFMHGLRESMEILNKVDNLFQQSGGTSSHGTTKERLGSPHNFKTSPTCQDHLRLTMSKLCTRYACLFSIEEKVTEVEMYLKSLLGPLPTQ
- the LOC141643742 gene encoding uncharacterized protein LOC141643742 isoform X2 translates to MVCRNPPWSDLPQELLSTIANTLTSDPISIRTFRSICRSWRSSCPPLPHSSILSPFLPLSILSAPSALVPAQEFGTYMKNCILFVKNSFRTYSGYDDDYKDFPKLKNSELDIGVWHLDDTDHAIESYPHYSDLLWPPPSWIWNIDRLNRIGIVETAVDEMLLRVGGHIKTKFVIERPVDSLDTILQIRGQIRFMEAGRVALEVGTDVINLRIRVNAYSKEETEFMHGLRESMEILNKVDNLFQQSGGTSSHGTTKERLGSPHNFKTSPTCQDHLRLTMSKLCTRYACLFSIEEKVTEVEMYLKSLLGPLPTQ